A genomic stretch from Flavobacterium sp. KS-LB2 includes:
- a CDS encoding aminoacyl-histidine dipeptidase yields the protein MSQEIRNLEPKALWNKFADLNAVPRPSKKEDRVIAFMKNFGESLGLETFEDEIRNVIIRKPSTAGMENRKAIVLQGHLDMVHQKNSDTVFDFDTQGIDMYVDGDWVRARGTTLGADNGLGVAAIMAILESTDIPHPAIEALFTIDEETGMTGALNLKGGVLQGQILLNLDTEEDDEIDIGCAGGIDVTATAEYDEEETPEGSVGYTITVKGLKGGHSGMDIHKGLGNANKIMNRLLFDGFDNFGLQISEIKGGSLRNAIPRESQAKVIIAEVYDEAFVFDMQQIVNEIKTELKTTEPNLEVVFEKMEVTPVKVMPSIAQFYFVRAMYTAHNGVYRMSADFDDLVETSNNIAKVIVGEGQLSVQCLTRSSVETSKFDLANALRSAFELMGCEVEFSGSYPGWTPNSKSEILDVLVPIYEKQNGEKPKVVACHAGLECGILGTNYPDMDMISFGPTIHGAHSPDERASISSSQKFWKFLLEILANIPVK from the coding sequence AAGCGCTTTGGAATAAGTTTGCCGATTTGAATGCTGTACCACGTCCTTCTAAAAAAGAAGACCGGGTAATTGCATTCATGAAAAACTTTGGCGAGAGCCTTGGATTAGAGACTTTTGAAGATGAAATTCGCAATGTAATCATACGTAAACCTTCAACCGCAGGAATGGAAAACCGAAAAGCAATCGTACTTCAAGGGCATTTGGATATGGTACACCAAAAAAATTCGGATACCGTTTTTGATTTCGATACACAAGGAATCGATATGTATGTGGATGGAGATTGGGTTCGTGCTCGCGGAACAACTCTTGGTGCAGATAATGGTCTTGGAGTTGCTGCTATCATGGCAATCTTGGAAAGTACTGATATTCCACATCCTGCCATTGAAGCTTTGTTTACTATTGACGAGGAAACGGGAATGACAGGAGCGTTGAATTTAAAAGGAGGTGTTTTACAAGGTCAAATCCTTTTGAACTTAGATACTGAAGAGGATGATGAAATAGATATTGGTTGTGCAGGAGGAATTGATGTGACCGCTACTGCTGAATATGATGAAGAGGAAACTCCGGAAGGTTCTGTAGGATATACGATTACTGTAAAAGGCTTGAAAGGTGGACATTCTGGAATGGATATTCACAAAGGGCTGGGTAATGCCAATAAAATCATGAACCGATTGTTATTTGATGGTTTTGATAATTTTGGTTTGCAAATATCCGAAATAAAAGGTGGAAGTTTACGTAATGCGATTCCCCGTGAAAGTCAAGCAAAAGTAATTATTGCCGAAGTGTATGATGAAGCTTTTGTTTTTGACATGCAGCAAATTGTAAACGAAATTAAAACGGAGCTAAAAACAACAGAACCAAATTTAGAAGTTGTTTTTGAAAAAATGGAGGTAACTCCTGTTAAAGTAATGCCTTCAATTGCTCAGTTTTACTTTGTAAGAGCAATGTATACTGCTCATAATGGTGTTTATAGAATGAGTGCCGATTTTGACGATTTAGTAGAAACATCCAACAATATTGCAAAAGTAATAGTAGGTGAAGGACAACTTTCTGTACAATGTTTGACACGTTCTTCAGTTGAAACCTCTAAATTTGATTTAGCTAACGCGTTGCGTTCTGCTTTTGAATTAATGGGTTGTGAAGTAGAATTTTCAGGTTCTTATCCGGGTTGGACGCCAAATTCTAAATCAGAGATTTTAGATGTTTTAGTTCCAATTTATGAAAAACAAAACGGCGAAAAACCAAAAGTAGTTGCTTGTCACGCTGGTTTAGAATGTGGGATTCTGGGAACTAATTATCCTGATATGGACATGATTTCTTTTGGACCAACAATTCATGGAGCACATTCCCCAGATGAAAGAGCAAGTATTTCTTCTTCTCAGAAATTCTGGAAATTTTTACTTGAAATACTAGCCAATATTCCGGTGAAATAG
- a CDS encoding non-canonical purine NTP diphosphatase, translated as MQLVFASNNKNKILEIQSMLPETIEILSLESIGCHEEIPETAATIEGNAVLKANYVTQKYGYNCFADDTGLEVDALNGEPGVYSARYAGEQRNSDDNMNKLLESLSKKSNRKAHFKTVIALNLSGEQYLFTGIAKGEITIEKIGNQGFGYDPIFKPEEYQETFAQLSLDIKNKISHRGKATQQLIDFLMQNK; from the coding sequence ATGCAACTTGTTTTCGCTTCCAACAATAAAAACAAAATACTCGAAATACAAAGTATGCTTCCTGAAACTATTGAAATTCTTAGTTTAGAAAGTATCGGATGTCATGAAGAGATTCCAGAAACTGCTGCTACAATTGAAGGCAATGCAGTTCTAAAAGCCAATTATGTTACTCAAAAATATGGTTACAATTGTTTTGCTGATGACACTGGACTAGAAGTAGATGCGCTGAACGGTGAACCTGGCGTTTATTCTGCTAGATATGCAGGAGAACAACGCAATTCTGATGATAATATGAATAAATTATTAGAATCCTTATCCAAGAAAAGCAATAGAAAAGCACATTTTAAAACCGTGATTGCACTAAATTTAAGCGGAGAACAATACCTTTTTACAGGAATTGCAAAGGGTGAGATTACTATAGAAAAAATTGGCAATCAAGGCTTTGGTTACGATCCAATTTTCAAACCAGAAGAATATCAAGAAACTTTTGCCCAATTGTCATTGGATATAAAAAATAAAATAAGCCACAGAGGAAAAGCAACACAGCAATTAATTGATTTTTTAATGCAGAACAAATAA
- a CDS encoding DEAD/DEAH box helicase: protein MNKFEQLGLSESLLKAILDLGFENPTEVQEKAIPLLLEKDTDMVALAQTGTGKTAAFGFPVIQKIDANNRNTQALILSPTRELCLQITNEIKNYSKYEKGINVVAVYGGASITEQARDIKRGAQIIVATPGRMQDMINRGLVNISQISFCILDEADEMLNMGFYEDIVNILSTTPDEKNTWLFSATMPAEVARIGKQFMKDPIEITVGAKNSGSATVSHEFYLVNARDRYEALKRLADANPDIFSVVFCRTKRDTQAVAEKLIEDGYSAAALHGDLSQAQRDGVMKSFRGRQIQMLVATDVAARGIDVDNITHVVNYQLPDEIETYNHRSGRTGRAGKLGTSIVIVTKSELRKISSIERIIKQKFEEKTIPSGIEICEIQLLHLATKIKDTEVDHEIDNYLPAINSVLEGLSKEELIKKMVSVEFNRFINYYKKTRDISSQSGERRERSDDREPRENNNGGATRYFVNIGSRDNFDWMSLKDYLKETLDLGRDDVFKVDVKEGFSFFNTDPEHTDKVMEILNNVQLEGRRINVEISKNDGGGRRDHNGRSSGGSFGGGRNSAPRREGSFAPRREGSGGGFRSDRNSAPREGGFRSDRGSAPRREGGFSSDRPRTEGSSDRAPRRSESFGDAPRPRRPRRD from the coding sequence ATGAATAAATTTGAACAATTAGGATTGAGTGAATCGTTACTGAAGGCGATTTTAGATCTAGGATTTGAAAATCCGACCGAAGTACAGGAGAAAGCGATTCCCCTATTATTGGAAAAAGACACAGATATGGTTGCGTTGGCTCAGACAGGGACAGGGAAAACGGCAGCATTTGGTTTTCCAGTTATTCAGAAAATTGATGCCAACAACAGAAACACACAAGCATTAATTTTATCTCCAACACGTGAACTTTGTTTGCAGATTACCAACGAAATTAAAAACTACTCTAAATACGAAAAAGGTATTAATGTGGTAGCAGTTTACGGTGGAGCTAGCATTACTGAGCAAGCGAGAGACATAAAAAGAGGCGCACAAATTATTGTAGCAACTCCAGGAAGAATGCAAGACATGATTAATAGAGGATTGGTAAACATCTCTCAAATTAGTTTTTGTATTCTAGATGAAGCTGACGAAATGTTGAACATGGGTTTCTACGAAGATATCGTAAATATCCTTTCTACTACGCCAGATGAAAAAAATACATGGTTATTCTCTGCAACAATGCCTGCTGAAGTAGCACGTATTGGAAAACAATTCATGAAAGATCCAATTGAAATTACAGTTGGAGCTAAAAATTCAGGTTCAGCTACCGTTTCTCACGAATTTTACCTTGTAAATGCGCGTGACCGTTACGAAGCTTTGAAACGTTTAGCTGATGCTAATCCAGACATTTTCTCAGTAGTTTTCTGTAGAACAAAACGCGACACACAAGCTGTTGCTGAAAAATTAATTGAAGACGGATACAGCGCTGCTGCATTGCACGGAGATTTATCTCAAGCGCAACGTGATGGTGTAATGAAATCTTTTAGAGGAAGACAAATCCAAATGCTTGTTGCTACAGATGTTGCAGCTCGTGGAATTGACGTAGACAACATTACTCACGTAGTAAACTATCAATTACCTGACGAAATTGAAACCTACAACCACCGTTCTGGACGTACTGGTCGTGCTGGAAAATTAGGTACTTCTATCGTAATCGTAACTAAAAGCGAATTGCGTAAGATTTCTTCAATTGAAAGGATCATCAAACAAAAGTTTGAGGAAAAAACAATCCCATCTGGAATTGAAATTTGCGAAATCCAATTATTACACTTAGCTACTAAAATTAAAGACACTGAAGTTGATCATGAAATTGACAACTATCTTCCTGCAATTAATAGCGTTCTTGAAGGTTTATCTAAAGAGGAATTAATCAAGAAAATGGTATCGGTTGAATTTAATCGTTTTATCAATTATTACAAGAAAACGAGAGACATTTCATCTCAATCAGGGGAAAGACGCGAAAGAAGCGACGACAGAGAACCTAGAGAAAATAACAATGGCGGTGCAACAAGATATTTTGTGAACATAGGTTCAAGAGATAACTTTGATTGGATGTCATTGAAAGATTACTTGAAAGAGACATTAGACTTAGGTCGTGATGACGTTTTCAAAGTAGATGTAAAAGAAGGTTTCTCTTTCTTTAACACTGATCCAGAACACACTGATAAAGTAATGGAAATATTGAACAACGTACAATTAGAAGGACGTAGAATCAATGTTGAAATTTCTAAAAATGACGGTGGTGGAAGACGTGATCACAACGGAAGAAGCTCTGGTGGAAGTTTTGGCGGAGGAAGAAATTCAGCTCCAAGAAGAGAAGGAAGTTTTGCCCCAAGAAGAGAAGGCTCAGGTGGTGGATTTAGAAGCGATAGAAACTCAGCTCCAAGAGAAGGTGGTTTTAGAAGCGACAGAGGATCTGCTCCAAGAAGAGAAGGTGGTTTTTCATCTGACAGACCTAGAACTGAAGGTTCATCTGACAGAGCACCTAGACGTTCTGAAAGCTTTGGTGACGCACCAAGACCAAGAAGACCAAGAAGAGACTAA
- a CDS encoding FMN-binding glutamate synthase family protein, producing the protein MRKQFFIFGIILLFLSSTIAYFYKYSIFFPLTIVTIILVGIANSIQTKHAILRNFPVLGYFRYLFEMIAPEIQQYFIERSTDGKPFSRNQRSLVYQRAKNIDSTIPFGTQLNLNQSSYEGIKHSIFPTAVNEELPRVLIGGSNCKQPYLASLLNISAMSFGSLSENAIIALNKGAQKGTFYHNTGEGGLTEFHLQGGDVCWQIGTGYFGCRDERGSFDEAKFAKKANLPEVKMIEIKLSQGAKPGHGGVLPAAKNTEQIATIRGVKPHTTILSPPSHTAFSDTKSLVKFIAKLRLLSNGKPIGFKLCIGETREFEMICEEMISQNCFPDFITVDGAEGGTGTAPLEFSDGVGMPFEPALIFVNKTLVRLEIRDKIRVICSGKIISGYSILRAVALGADMCNSARGFMFSLGCIQALRCNTNQCPTGVATQDKMLMKGLVVADKSERVYYFHKNTLHAANELLAAAGKKSFADVDINIFMRGDEFSHLSDLYFPDNLKSVRKH; encoded by the coding sequence ATGAGAAAGCAATTTTTTATTTTTGGGATTATACTCTTATTTTTAAGTTCAACTATTGCTTATTTTTACAAGTATAGCATTTTTTTTCCTTTAACAATTGTAACTATAATTCTAGTTGGCATCGCAAACAGCATTCAAACCAAGCATGCCATTTTAAGAAACTTTCCAGTTTTGGGTTACTTCAGGTATTTATTTGAAATGATAGCTCCTGAAATTCAACAATATTTTATAGAACGCTCCACAGATGGAAAACCCTTCTCCAGAAATCAGCGTTCACTTGTGTATCAAAGAGCCAAAAATATCGATTCAACAATCCCTTTTGGAACACAATTAAACTTAAATCAATCCAGTTACGAAGGAATTAAACATTCCATTTTCCCTACAGCAGTCAATGAAGAATTACCACGAGTACTTATTGGAGGCTCAAACTGTAAACAACCTTATCTTGCGTCATTATTAAACATATCTGCCATGAGTTTTGGTTCATTGAGCGAAAATGCCATCATCGCATTAAACAAAGGAGCTCAAAAAGGTACCTTTTATCATAATACTGGCGAAGGTGGATTAACTGAATTTCATCTACAAGGCGGTGATGTTTGTTGGCAAATAGGAACTGGATATTTTGGTTGCCGCGATGAAAGAGGTAGTTTTGATGAAGCTAAATTTGCCAAAAAAGCGAATCTTCCAGAGGTAAAAATGATAGAAATTAAATTATCGCAAGGTGCAAAACCAGGGCATGGAGGCGTATTACCCGCTGCAAAAAACACCGAACAAATAGCTACAATAAGAGGCGTAAAACCCCATACTACAATACTTTCTCCTCCCAGCCATACTGCATTTTCAGACACTAAAAGTTTGGTGAAATTTATAGCAAAATTACGATTACTATCCAATGGGAAACCTATTGGTTTTAAATTATGTATTGGCGAAACACGAGAATTTGAAATGATTTGCGAAGAAATGATTTCTCAAAATTGTTTTCCCGATTTCATCACCGTTGATGGTGCCGAAGGTGGAACTGGTACCGCACCGCTTGAATTTTCTGATGGCGTGGGAATGCCATTTGAACCAGCACTTATTTTTGTAAACAAAACATTAGTACGATTAGAAATCAGAGATAAAATACGTGTCATTTGTAGTGGTAAAATCATTTCAGGATATTCAATCCTTAGAGCTGTAGCGCTTGGTGCTGACATGTGTAATAGCGCACGTGGATTTATGTTTTCATTAGGTTGCATTCAAGCATTACGCTGTAATACTAACCAATGTCCAACCGGAGTTGCTACACAAGATAAAATGCTAATGAAAGGATTGGTTGTAGCGGACAAATCAGAGCGTGTCTATTATTTTCATAAAAACACCTTACACGCAGCAAACGAACTTCTTGCAGCTGCAGGCAAAAAAAGTTTTGCCGATGTGGATATTAATATATTCATGCGCGGTGATGAATTTAGCCATCTATCTGATTTGTATTTTCCTGATAATTTAAAAAGTGTCCGAAAACATTAA
- a CDS encoding DHCW motif cupin fold protein — protein MAAIPFQTINWDLIEKTEHIGTTGIAHWQTIQLAGLRIRKVTYSKDYLADHWCQKGHIVHCLEGDFISELESGEQFQLSKGMTYVVSDDISSHRSITANGVELLIIDGDFLK, from the coding sequence ATGGCTGCCATACCCTTCCAAACTATCAATTGGGATTTAATCGAAAAAACCGAACATATCGGGACAACTGGAATAGCACATTGGCAAACCATACAACTAGCCGGCCTTCGAATTCGTAAAGTAACCTACTCTAAAGACTACTTAGCCGATCATTGGTGTCAAAAAGGACACATTGTCCATTGCCTTGAAGGTGATTTTATTAGTGAATTAGAATCTGGAGAGCAATTTCAACTTTCTAAAGGAATGACATATGTAGTCTCAGATGATATAAGTTCACATCGTTCTATAACCGCTAATGGAGTTGAATTATTAATCATCGATGGGGATTTTTTAAAATAA
- a CDS encoding carboxypeptidase-like regulatory domain-containing protein: MKYFVVFLFLILSITVHAQVQEPSHKVDGLILSNTTKEPLSSVNIININKVRGATTNAGGYFEIDVQVNDTLHITSLGFQSLRVRVTNDWIKNKSTKIQLTEKAIALEEVVIRPFNLTGYLEVDTKIIPVKENYRYSISGLTQGYEAGEYSPNAFGRVLGSIFNPADMLYNFFGKNPKELKKLKEMKKDDTVRNLLESKFDRETISVLLGVDKNEIAEILQRCNYSESFIKTANDLQIMDAISGCYEEYKVLKKK; the protein is encoded by the coding sequence ATGAAATATTTTGTAGTTTTTTTATTTTTAATACTGTCCATAACAGTACATGCTCAAGTTCAAGAACCTTCTCATAAAGTTGACGGTTTAATTCTCAGCAATACAACAAAAGAGCCCCTATCAAGTGTAAACATCATAAATATTAATAAAGTCCGTGGTGCTACAACTAACGCCGGAGGATACTTTGAGATAGATGTTCAAGTAAATGATACGCTGCACATTACAAGTCTTGGTTTTCAATCCTTACGGGTTCGTGTAACAAATGACTGGATAAAAAATAAAAGCACTAAAATTCAACTTACTGAAAAAGCAATTGCACTTGAAGAAGTGGTAATTAGACCTTTCAATCTGACAGGATATCTTGAAGTAGATACTAAAATTATACCCGTAAAAGAAAATTACAGGTACAGTATTTCAGGTTTAACACAAGGATACGAAGCTGGTGAATATTCTCCAAATGCATTTGGAAGAGTACTGGGTTCCATATTCAATCCAGCAGATATGCTCTACAATTTCTTTGGAAAAAATCCAAAAGAGCTCAAAAAACTGAAAGAAATGAAAAAAGATGATACGGTACGAAATCTTTTGGAATCTAAATTTGACAGAGAAACAATATCTGTTCTTTTAGGTGTTGATAAAAATGAAATAGCTGAAATTCTGCAACGTTGTAACTACTCTGAATCGTTTATAAAAACAGCTAATGACTTACAAATAATGGACGCAATAAGCGGATGTTATGAAGAATATAAAGTTCTAAAGAAAAAATAA